In Fundulus heteroclitus isolate FHET01 chromosome 16, MU-UCD_Fhet_4.1, whole genome shotgun sequence, a single genomic region encodes these proteins:
- the amn gene encoding protein amnionless — MLKMSQVLLIFCLAGATDALYKQWIPDTNYENKTNWDKGDVPCGNDRVHFSSQRKVSVFVETSHAVQEMTLPMDGEMILNSGAGFYVLSGQDPGCGAGVRTKFKDSESLRWFNPALWQAAATLNDLQDGHFLFSVHEESVPCQQDDVIFKVLSSFRVDTSSSQTTIPVKSVSVLGKVFDSRSEFSEYLGSGSGQFQFHGSSAVTVGNPGCPDPTGCVCGNSVHHEHICSAITCGSSSCKKPLRPVGHCCEVCGAIVTVHYTDGFKLQNFRERIRHLFLSLPQYESIQLGMSKVLKPQRLMGIIPFGSSPEIQVVILDGETGKLSQALAQDMLKDIKSHGSKLGITGADIQTASEPESSVGTVVGAVFGALLVITLIVIVVALIRKGVVQMPPMPPMPSMPSLPSMPSLSLFRRNTNVSDLNGATDHGFDNPIFDKPDMLPDMPNLYGTDSISMTQTGVHFVNPAYDENEIDFTV, encoded by the coding sequence ATGCTGAAAATGTCACAAGTGCTCCTCATCTTCTGCCTTGCTGGGGCGACAGATGCCCTTTACAAGCAGTGGATCCCTGATACCAACTATGAGAATAAAACCAACTGGGATAAAGGAGATGTTCCCTGCGGCAACGACAGAGTTCACTTTTCATCTCAGAGGAAAGTGTCCGTCTTCGTGGAGACCTCTCACGCCGTGCAAGAGATGACGCTACCTATGGATGGAGAGATGATTCTGAATTCGGGAGCCGGGTTTTACGTGCTCAGCGGACAAGACCCCGGCTGTGGCGCAGGAGTGAGGACCAAGTTCAAAGACTCCGAGTCCCTGCGTTGGTTTAATCCGGCTCTGTGGCAGGCAGCTGCCACTCTGAACGACCTGCAGGACGGACATTTCCTCTTCTCGGTGCATGAGGAGAGCGTCCCCTGTCAGCAGGATGATGTCATTTTCAAAGTCCTCTCCTCCTTCCGTGTGGACACCAGCTCCAGTCAGACCACCATCCCCGTCAAATCTGTGTCAGTGCTGGGGAAGGTATTTGATAGCAGATCCGAGTTCTCCGAGTATCTCGGCTCAGGTTCAGGCCAGTTTCAGTTTCACGGCTCATCGGCTGTCACCGTTGGAAACCCAGGTTGTCCGGATCCTACTGGCTGCGTCTGTGGGAACTCTGTCCACCACGAACACATCTGCAGTGCAATAACCTGCGGCTCCTCGAGCTGTAAAAAGCCTCTGCGTCCTGTCGGACACTGCTGCGAGGTGTGCGGTGCCATTGTCACCGTTCATTATACTGATGGCTTCAAGCTGCAGAATTTCAGGGAACGAATACGTCACCTTTTTCTTTCATTGCCTCAATACGAGTCCATTCAGCTGGGCATGTCCAAAGTCCTAAAGCCACAGCGGTTAATGGGAATAATCCCTTTTGGATCATCACCTGAGATCCAGGTAGTTATTCTGGATGGAGAGACAGGGAAACTGTCACAGGCTCTGGCCCAGGACATGCTAAAGGACATTAAATCTCATGGCTCCAAACTGGGGATAACGGGAGCAGACATTCAAACTGCCAGTGAGCCTGAAAGCAGTGTAGGGACAGTAGTTGGAGCTGTTTTTGGAGCTTTACTCGTGATTACGCTTATTGTGATTGTGGTTGCCCTAATCCGTAAGGGAGTTGTACAGATGCCTCCAATGCCTCCGATGCCTTCGATGCCTTCGCTGCCTTCGATGCCATCTCTGAGTCTCTTTAGGAGAAACACCAACGTCAGTGACCTCAACGGAGCAACTGACCACGGATTTGACAATCCGATCTTTGACAAGCCTGATATGCTGCCCGACATGCCTAATCTGTACGGCACCGATTCCATCTCCATGACTCAGACAGGCGTGCATTTCGTAAATCCAGCTTATGATGAGAACGAAATTGATTTTACAGTTTAA
- the LOC105936183 gene encoding tripartite motif-containing protein 16, whose product MRAALGLRQQEERCNMATNSTDTEEHLRANVEDQPPNARLLQDVLCDSCMDTPSRALKSCLTCLVSYCEAHLRPHLEKAKFQNHHLVDPLHDIDRQTCEIHQLPLKSFCFQDSCCVCGDCEDQEHDGHETMSLEEARGHVETALLQKHKEIKQHVSDVEKVVGKLQSNSAFLKSSVQEVCVVVEQQFTRLQNAVKEARTKVETLLEGEQKRALRQAEGIQAHLEQRKVELMKTAAKMNRLSKIKSDVDFLKDYTEWNKGSTDVCVPAVHISRPDHLQQCVQAVTDVTQELCDLILDSYGEQMRLICRCADDRRLVPESQPSSLPDPETQEDFLTYATRLSFDPDTAHRFLRLTVDNRRLTNTSPWQHSYPHHPSRFDYWRQAMTSESLYLGRHYIEAELSGEGAHVGVTYKSIDRKGEEGGSCITGNDFSWCVGRNSKGFSAWHAGEETPLDVSDVTRVGIYLDFQCGSVSFYDITGPMTPLHTYTADFIEPLYVTAWLSKKDNAVTLVNAK is encoded by the exons ATGCGAGCAGCTTTGGGTTTAAGGCAACAAGAGGAGCGCTGCAACATGGCGACGAACAGCACTGATACGGAGGAGCACCTGAGGGCAAACGTGGAGGATCAGCCACCAAACGCACGACTGCTTCAAGATGTGCTGTGTGATTCCTGCATGGACACCCCCAGCAGAGCGCTCAAATCCTGCCTGACTTGTCTGGTCTCCTACTGCGAAGCCCACCTCCGACCGCATCTGGAGAAAGCCAAATTTCAGAACCATCATTTGGTGGATCCCCTCCATGACATCGACCGCCAGACTTGTGAGATTCATCAACTTCCCCTCAAGAGCTTCTGCTTTCAGGACAGCTGCTGTGTCTGTGGAGACTGTGAGGACCAGGAGCACGATGGGCACGAAACAATGTCCTTGGAGGAGGCTCGAGGACACGTTGAG ACTGCACTTCTGCAGAAACACAAGGAGATCAAGCAGCACGTCTCAGATGTAGAGAAAGTAGTTGGAAAATTGCAGAGCAACAGTGCTTTCCTTAAG TCTTCTGTGCAGGaggtttgtgttgttgttgaacAGCAGTTCACCAGGCTGCAGAACGCTGTGAAGGAGGCCAGAACGAAGGTGGAGACACTGCTGGAAGGAGAGCAGAAGCGAGCTCTGAGACAAGCGGAGGGCATCCAGGCACATCTGGAGCAGAGGAAGGTGGAGCTGATGAAAACTGCAGCCAAGATGAATAGGCTGTCCAAGATCAAATCTGATGTTGATTTTCTAAAG GATTACACAGAGTGGAACAAAGGATCGACAGACGTATGCGTGCCCGCAGTGCACATCAGTCGACCGGATCATCTGCAGCAGTGCGTCCAAGCAGTGACTGATGTTACTCAGGAGTTGTGCGACCTGATTTTGGACTCCTATGGTGAACAAATGAGGCTGATCTGCAGATGTG CAGATGATAGACGCTTGGTGCCAGAATCTCAGCCATCTTCTCTGCCTGATCCTGAGACCCAGGAAGACTTTTTGACAT ACGCAACGAGGTTGTCCTTCGACCCCGACACCGCTCATCGTTTCCTACGTCTGACGGTAGACAACAGAAGGTTAACCAACACCAGCCCCTGGCAGCACAGCTACCCGCACCACCCCAGCCGCTTTGACTACTGGCGTCAGGCCATGACATCGGAGAGCCTCTACTTGGGACGGCATTACATTGAAGCAGAGCTGAGTGGGGAGGGCGCACACGTCGGGGTCACTTACAAGAGCATAGATCGTAAGGGAGAAGAAGGCGGCAGCTGCATCACCGGGAATGACTTTTCCTGGTGCGTTGGAAGAAACAGCAAAGGTTTCTCTGCCTGGCATGCTGGGGAGGAGACGCCTCTGGACGTCTCTGACGTCACCAGGGTCGGCATATATCTCGACTTTCAGTGCGGCTCTGTGTCTTTCTATGACATAACAGGCCCTATGACGCCGCTCCACACGTACACCGCTGACTTTATAGAGCCCTTATATGTAACAGCCTGGCTATCAAAGAAAGACAACGCTGTAACTCTGGTTAATGCAAAATGA
- the LOC105932012 gene encoding zinc-activated ligand-gated ion channel-like — translation MMERTIFLLSLLTIGCAQDGDQCTDRRCLAQMLIKKEYLSPPQSENCTLLIEIPLIKYETLNVQMVELHLLSRLKADIQWMDPQLAWNTSLHPFEKIILPVNKIWTPDISVENGKSSMEQDSNDLLVYSNGTVSHKVVVMAEVNCGINLFNYPFAYDVCPIGLKSTPPGECGIVIDVGQVQLAETSHGDWETEAVMLKKKREDRNYIDVYLRIKYSNPFITLLLPTLLIMLADIFSGALPLRSGERNSFKVTLVLSFTMYLNILTNVLPGDSKCSPVIRIHFCICQVLMVISMLVSIVLTRVAEDGFDFFACFCKTSANKNARDNEENEDAEAKGDISVIQRDASEDSQSLQKIVRVLEAYNTKQAESERYQKLADKLDKIFFWGYFIVSVVYVSAMTLVMVEYQCEIDHFTFWD, via the exons atgatGGAAAGGACGATCTTTCTACTGAGTTTATTGACTATTG GATGTGCCCAAGATGGAGACCAGTGCACAGATCGCAGATGTCTGGCTcaaatgttaattaaaaaagaatatttatCTCCACCTCAGTCTGAGAACTGCACTTTACTCATTGAGATTCCTTTGATTAAGTATGAAACATTGAACGTT CAAATGGTGGAACTCCATTTGTTGAGTCGACTGAAGGCTGACATT CAATGGATGGATCCACAGTTGGCCTGGAACACATCGTTACATCcgtttgaaaaaataattttgcctgTAAATAAAATCTGGACTCCAGATATCTCTGTAGAAAATGG AAAAAGCTCCATGGAGCAAGACTCCAATGATCTGCTGGTGTACAGTAATGGTACAGTATCGCACAAGGTGGTCGTGATGGCGGAGGTGAACTGTGGAATCAACCTGTTCAACTATCCCTTCGCTTACGACGTATGCCCCATTGGACTCAAATCCACCCCTCCAGGCG aaTGTGGGATAGTCATCGACGTCGGTCAAGTGCAGTTGGCAGAGACCTCCCACGGAGACTGGGAAACAGAAGCGGTGATGCTTAAGAAGAAGCGAGAAGACCGCAATTATATTGAC GTGTATCTAAGGATCAAATATAGCAATCCCTTCATCACATTACTCCTGCCCACTTTACTGATCATGTTGGCTGATATATTCAGCGGTGCTCTGCCACTGCGAAGTGGTGAACGCAACTCGTTCAAGGTTACTTTGGTGCTGAGCTTCACCATGTACCTGAACATCCTCACCAACGTGCTCCCTGGAGACAGCAAGTGCAGCCCAGTTATCC GGATCCATTTCTGCATTTGCCAAGTCCTGATGGTGATAAGCATGCTGGTGTCAATAGTGTTGACAAGGGTGGCTGAAGATGGGTTTGACTTTTTTGCCTGCTTCTGCAAAACGTCTGCTAATAAAAATGCCAGAGACAACGAAGAAAACGAGGATGCAG AGGCCAAAGGTGACATCAGCGTCATACAGCGTGATGCCTCCGAGGACTCCCAAAGTCTCCAGAAGATcgtcagagtcctggaggcttATAACACCAAACAGGCAGAAAGTGAACGCTATCAGAAGCTTGCAGATAAACTGGATAAAATCTTTTTCTGGGGGTATTTCATTGTTAGCGTGGTATACGTTTCTGCCATGACCTTAGTTATGGTAGAGTATCAATGCGAAATTGACCATTTTACTTTTTGGGACTAA